In Maridesulfovibrio sp., a single genomic region encodes these proteins:
- the nifU gene encoding Fe-S cluster assembly protein NifU encodes MWEYTDKVREHFLNPRNVGTIEDADAIGEVGSLSCGDALRLFLKVDAEGRIQDAKFQTFGCASAIASSSILTELIKGMTLDEAAQVSNKEIAEALGGLPKEKMHCSVMGQEALEDAIRKYRGLGAAPAPEGEIVCKCFGVTDLQIRRAVLENGLTSIEEVTNFTKAGGGCEECHGRIQEIITETLSGKAAEPVAEASAPAAMTNIRRFQLVTRTIDEEIRPALKKDGGDIELIDIDGHEVIVSLRGSCVGCPSSGNTLKGFVERRLRETVEPEITVKEA; translated from the coding sequence ATGTGGGAATATACAGATAAGGTCAGAGAACATTTCTTGAATCCGAGAAATGTCGGAACGATTGAGGATGCGGATGCAATAGGTGAAGTAGGCTCCCTTTCCTGCGGAGATGCGCTTCGTCTGTTTCTCAAGGTGGATGCGGAAGGCCGTATACAGGACGCCAAGTTTCAGACTTTCGGCTGCGCCAGCGCCATTGCGTCCAGCTCGATTCTTACCGAGCTCATCAAGGGCATGACTCTGGATGAGGCTGCACAGGTTTCCAACAAGGAAATTGCCGAGGCCCTTGGCGGACTGCCCAAGGAAAAGATGCATTGCTCGGTCATGGGTCAGGAAGCCCTTGAAGATGCAATCCGCAAGTACCGGGGACTCGGTGCCGCTCCTGCTCCTGAAGGTGAGATTGTCTGCAAGTGCTTCGGCGTCACCGATCTGCAGATTCGGCGTGCGGTGCTGGAAAACGGGCTGACCTCCATTGAGGAAGTGACCAACTTCACCAAGGCCGGAGGCGGTTGCGAGGAATGTCACGGACGCATTCAGGAGATCATCACCGAAACCCTGAGCGGAAAGGCTGCTGAACCTGTTGCCGAGGCGAGCGCTCCGGCAGCCATGACCAACATCAGGAGATTTCAGCTCGTCACCCGGACTATCGATGAAGAAATCCGTCCTGCCCTGAAGAAGGACGGCGGTGATATCGAGCTGATCGACATTGACGGCCATGAGGTTATTGTTTCGCTCCGAGGTTCCTGCGTGGGTTGTCCTTCCAGCGGCAACACCCTCAAGGGATTTGTGGAGCGTCGGCTCAGGGAGACCGTGGAACCTGAAATAACCGTGAAGGAGGCGTAG
- the nifS gene encoding cysteine desulfurase NifS — MCSVYLDNNATTMVAPEVREAILPLLGEEYGNPSSMHGLGGRSGLLLSQAREKVAATLNCDPDEIIFTSCGTEGDNTAVFSALESQPEKRHIITTRVEHPAVLNVARHYERKGYDVTYLGVDSGGSFDLDAYRAAIRPDTALVSVMYANNESGVISPIEEMVTIAKEKGVLFHTDAVQAVGKIPIDLGKLPVDYLALSGHKIHAPKGVGVLFLRRNTPFRPFMMGGHQEHGRRGGTENLPGIVGLGTAMELAAAHIGEENTRVRALRDRLEKGLLASIPESIINGDPEIRLPNTLSIAFKYIEGEAMLLMLDQFGICASSGSACTSGSLEPSHVLRAMGVPFTFAHGSLRFSLSIYNTDEDIDLVLRELPPIISRLREMSPFRKGDEGLDWVDAHEH, encoded by the coding sequence ATGTGTTCGGTATATCTCGATAACAATGCCACCACCATGGTTGCCCCCGAAGTGCGCGAGGCCATCCTGCCGCTGCTGGGCGAGGAATACGGAAACCCGTCATCCATGCACGGGCTGGGCGGAAGGTCCGGCCTGCTGCTGTCCCAGGCCCGCGAAAAGGTCGCGGCCACGCTCAACTGCGATCCGGACGAAATCATTTTCACTTCCTGCGGCACCGAGGGCGACAATACTGCGGTCTTTTCCGCTCTGGAATCACAGCCGGAAAAGCGGCACATCATTACCACCCGTGTGGAGCACCCTGCCGTGCTGAACGTTGCCCGGCACTATGAGCGCAAGGGCTACGATGTCACCTATCTGGGAGTTGATTCCGGGGGCAGTTTCGATCTGGACGCCTATCGCGCGGCCATACGCCCGGATACGGCTCTGGTTTCGGTCATGTACGCCAACAATGAATCCGGTGTAATTTCTCCCATTGAAGAGATGGTGACCATTGCAAAGGAAAAGGGAGTTCTTTTCCACACCGATGCCGTGCAGGCCGTAGGCAAGATTCCCATCGACCTCGGGAAGCTGCCTGTGGATTATCTGGCCCTGTCCGGTCACAAGATTCACGCCCCCAAGGGGGTAGGTGTCCTCTTTCTGCGGCGGAACACTCCTTTCCGCCCATTCATGATGGGCGGGCATCAGGAGCACGGACGCCGTGGCGGAACGGAAAACCTGCCCGGCATCGTCGGGCTCGGAACGGCCATGGAGTTGGCGGCAGCGCATATCGGGGAAGAAAATACCAGAGTGCGTGCCCTTCGCGACAGGCTTGAAAAGGGACTGCTTGCCTCCATTCCTGAATCCATTATCAACGGCGACCCCGAAATCCGGCTGCCCAATACGCTTTCCATCGCCTTCAAGTATATCGAAGGCGAGGCCATGCTGCTCATGCTCGACCAGTTCGGCATCTGTGCAAGTTCCGGTTCCGCCTGCACGTCAGGCTCGCTCGAACCTTCCCATGTCCTGCGGGCCATGGGAGTTCCGTTCACCTTTGCTCACGGGTCGCTGCGTTTCTCCCTGTCCATCTACAATACGGATGAGGACATTGACCTCGTACTCAGGGAACTGCCGCCCATCATCAGCAGGCTGCGCGAGATGTCTCCTTTCCGCAAGGGTGACGAGGGTCTGGATTGGGTTGATGCCCACGAGCATTAA
- the buk gene encoding butyrate kinase: MPAKILVINPGSTSTKVAVFRDKEVSFDAEVRYTRESMSHFPSVIAQKEFRTASVLELIEDELSDGLPDMVVGRGGLLRPIPGGPYTIGDGMIADLESGRYGVHPCNLGAIMARELADKWGVPSMIMDPVVTDEMDPVARMTGLPEITRRSVFHALSQRGAAWSVAAEMGLDYSRSKFIVAHMGGGISIGAHRNGRIVDVNNALDGEGPFSPERSGTLPVLPVLELVESGRYSFSEMRTTVTSGCGMLAHTGTNDLREVEAMISEGREDAKLVFEALVYNICKHICSFLPALMRNDADREPVSAIILTGGLARSKKLVSAIESVVDFIAPVHAVTGLEEMEVMGMGGLAVLRGELEAQVYPADM; the protein is encoded by the coding sequence ATGCCCGCAAAAATATTGGTTATCAACCCCGGTTCAACGTCCACCAAAGTGGCCGTCTTTCGCGACAAAGAAGTCAGTTTTGATGCCGAAGTGAGATATACACGCGAAAGCATGAGCCACTTCCCATCCGTTATCGCGCAAAAGGAATTCAGAACCGCTTCCGTTCTGGAACTGATTGAAGATGAGTTGTCGGACGGACTCCCGGATATGGTGGTTGGACGGGGAGGGCTGCTCCGGCCGATTCCCGGCGGGCCGTATACAATCGGCGACGGCATGATAGCCGATCTCGAAAGCGGACGGTACGGAGTTCATCCCTGCAACCTAGGTGCGATCATGGCTCGTGAACTGGCCGACAAATGGGGCGTTCCGTCCATGATCATGGACCCGGTAGTTACCGATGAGATGGACCCTGTTGCCCGTATGACCGGCCTGCCGGAAATTACCCGGCGCAGCGTTTTTCACGCCCTCAGCCAGCGCGGAGCGGCCTGGTCCGTTGCCGCCGAAATGGGGCTGGATTATTCCCGGTCCAAATTCATAGTCGCACATATGGGCGGAGGCATTTCCATCGGTGCGCATCGCAACGGCAGGATAGTCGATGTGAACAACGCTCTTGACGGTGAAGGCCCTTTCAGCCCGGAGCGTTCCGGTACATTGCCGGTGCTTCCGGTTCTGGAACTGGTGGAATCCGGGCGGTATTCTTTTTCGGAAATGCGTACGACCGTGACTTCCGGCTGCGGGATGCTGGCTCATACCGGCACCAACGATCTTCGTGAAGTAGAAGCCATGATCAGTGAAGGGCGCGAAGACGCGAAGCTGGTTTTCGAAGCCCTCGTATACAACATCTGCAAGCATATCTGTTCATTTCTCCCGGCACTCATGCGGAACGATGCGGACCGCGAACCCGTCAGCGCGATCATCCTCACCGGCGGGCTGGCCCGCAGTAAAAAACTGGTCTCCGCCATTGAAAGTGTTGTGGACTTCATTGCTCCGGTTCATGCGGTCACCGGGCTGGAGGAAATGGAAGTGATGGGTATGGGCGGCCTTGCTGTTCTTCGCGGAGAATTGGAGGCACAGGTATACCCTGCGGATATGTAA
- the rlmN gene encoding 23S rRNA (adenine(2503)-C(2))-methyltransferase RlmN: MIDILDLEYDALESFVVGEMGIPRFRTAQIWQWLWQKGVDDFDLMTNLAKNLREELKSRAVIRHPQVDVVQTSRDGTVKLLLRLDDGALVETVLIPMDGYYTQCLSTQVGCAMGCTFCNTGLMGFERNMTMSEILGQVLAGRGYLLRNGFPPLKNLVFMGMGEPLLNLDNLIRSLKTLNNPDGLNFSRRRITVSSVGFLSQLEILGREDLTLPAISLHAPTQELRAKIMPKAAGTHIDDLLAAMDRYPLRPRERVTYEYLLLGGVNDSLEHAAQLVRLLGHRKCKVNLIAYNPGDRPLYDAPSEATVLAFEKYLWKKKVTATIRRSMGQDIKAACGQLKADQQKD; the protein is encoded by the coding sequence ATGATAGATATCCTTGATTTGGAATACGATGCGCTTGAAAGCTTCGTGGTCGGGGAAATGGGTATACCGCGTTTCCGGACCGCTCAGATTTGGCAGTGGCTCTGGCAGAAAGGCGTGGATGATTTCGACTTGATGACCAACCTTGCCAAAAATCTTCGTGAAGAATTGAAGAGCCGGGCTGTTATCAGGCATCCGCAGGTGGATGTTGTCCAGACCAGCAGGGACGGCACGGTCAAGCTTCTGCTTCGTCTGGATGACGGTGCATTGGTGGAAACGGTACTTATTCCCATGGACGGCTATTACACACAGTGTCTTTCCACGCAGGTCGGCTGCGCCATGGGGTGTACTTTCTGCAATACGGGGCTGATGGGCTTCGAGCGCAACATGACCATGTCCGAGATTTTAGGGCAGGTGCTGGCCGGACGAGGCTACCTGCTGCGCAACGGATTCCCTCCGCTGAAGAATCTGGTTTTCATGGGCATGGGAGAACCTCTGCTCAATCTTGACAATCTGATTCGGTCTCTGAAGACGCTCAACAATCCGGATGGGCTGAATTTTTCGCGCCGGAGAATTACTGTTTCATCTGTAGGCTTTTTAAGCCAGTTGGAAATTCTCGGTCGGGAAGATTTGACTCTGCCCGCCATCTCCCTGCATGCTCCCACTCAGGAGTTGCGGGCGAAGATTATGCCCAAGGCTGCCGGAACACATATTGATGATCTGCTGGCGGCCATGGATCGTTATCCGCTCAGGCCGAGGGAACGGGTAACGTACGAATATCTCCTGCTTGGCGGGGTGAATGATTCCCTTGAACACGCTGCGCAGCTGGTCCGCCTGCTCGGACATCGCAAATGCAAGGTCAACCTCATTGCTTACAATCCCGGCGACCGTCCGCTTTACGACGCTCCGTCCGAAGCGACTGTGCTGGCGTTTGAAAAATATCTCTGGAAGAAAAAGGTCACCGCTACCATACGCCGATCCATGGGACAGGATATCAAGGCTGCCTGCGGGCAGTTGAAGGCGGATCAGCAGAAAGACTGA
- a CDS encoding glycosyltransferase family 39 protein, whose product MTEQIESEMDGFCSRHWTLLLVLLLVFSALVSGYGTWLNYFYDIDEPKYARAAYEMVAHGNFLAPMFDGMPRMEKPPLVYWTMFPFAWLASHVDLGASGLFLMRMPTVICSMLMVLGTVMIGRRLFGPATGLLSGAVLQSSVLFKFMAVMIKVDVVFACCVTWASYFYLLYYLGERSRRTALGGAVLTALGVLAKGPFAFLPLAGLVLAEGIRFNVGKMHESGKMVTFLSSLGPRGVFAAAWKDRGILLLWFAAGCIPFFLWLWGAWLTSGFDYTAGLIGQFFLNTSTSESKAIAKFARLDPYFDTLTVIFFPWGGYVFGTVYAVWKSLRERFNEKYVFLACSFLVYLLVFTLLFKLKSNRYMLPVLPLLSVMICDWLMNASRDKSYKTMFEMGFIWLCSMAAMLGYRSFRSGNVSVNLADGVPVGQYMDLMLPFFIALGIFFLVLLFASIKQHEFPALHIVLGALAIAAVMPFYYNALPSYASVADSRPLPIMGQSVTDRMKPFANSDTLVIHRPFFIKTYPDVVYFLKKLDAGAKCMYSLGSEAPPEQILQAMVKPSMAAELFRREHNDAERFPAYEYFSRTEFRNAVLLLTSDDYAGFLKLFRALPQRVRSIIKIDEFDVLTVKWVKQRVYIVRINPEKI is encoded by the coding sequence ATGACCGAGCAAATAGAATCAGAAATGGATGGATTCTGCAGCAGGCACTGGACCTTACTTCTGGTTCTGCTGCTTGTTTTTTCTGCTCTGGTGTCGGGTTACGGCACCTGGCTGAATTACTTTTACGATATTGATGAACCGAAATATGCCCGGGCTGCTTACGAAATGGTGGCCCACGGCAACTTTCTGGCTCCCATGTTCGACGGAATGCCGCGTATGGAAAAGCCGCCGCTGGTATACTGGACCATGTTCCCCTTTGCCTGGCTGGCCTCCCATGTTGACCTCGGGGCAAGCGGACTTTTCCTGATGCGCATGCCTACCGTGATCTGTTCCATGCTCATGGTGCTTGGTACTGTCATGATCGGACGCAGGCTTTTCGGGCCGGCCACCGGGCTTTTGTCCGGGGCTGTTCTCCAGAGTTCCGTACTCTTCAAATTCATGGCGGTGATGATAAAGGTCGATGTTGTTTTCGCCTGTTGCGTCACCTGGGCTTCCTATTTCTATCTGCTGTATTATCTGGGTGAGAGGAGTCGCAGAACAGCTCTCGGCGGGGCGGTACTGACCGCTCTTGGGGTTCTTGCCAAAGGTCCTTTTGCCTTTTTACCGCTGGCCGGTCTTGTCCTGGCGGAAGGGATTCGCTTCAATGTTGGAAAAATGCATGAATCCGGTAAGATGGTGACATTCCTTTCTTCTCTCGGACCCCGTGGTGTATTTGCTGCCGCATGGAAGGATCGCGGAATTCTGCTGCTGTGGTTTGCTGCCGGATGTATACCTTTTTTCCTCTGGCTGTGGGGAGCGTGGCTCACCAGCGGATTTGATTATACTGCCGGGCTTATCGGGCAGTTCTTTTTGAACACCTCCACCAGCGAGAGCAAGGCCATCGCAAAGTTTGCACGTCTTGATCCGTATTTCGATACCCTGACCGTCATTTTTTTCCCTTGGGGCGGCTATGTCTTCGGAACGGTGTATGCAGTCTGGAAGAGTCTTCGGGAGAGATTCAACGAGAAATATGTTTTCCTGGCCTGTTCGTTTCTGGTCTACCTGCTGGTCTTCACCCTGCTTTTCAAGCTCAAGTCCAACCGCTACATGCTGCCGGTCCTCCCTCTGCTTTCGGTGATGATCTGCGATTGGCTCATGAACGCAAGTCGGGATAAAAGCTACAAAACCATGTTCGAGATGGGCTTCATCTGGCTGTGCTCCATGGCAGCTATGCTCGGTTACCGCTCCTTTCGGAGTGGAAATGTCAGTGTCAACCTTGCCGACGGTGTGCCGGTCGGGCAGTATATGGATCTGATGCTTCCTTTTTTCATCGCGTTGGGCATTTTCTTTCTGGTACTCCTTTTTGCAAGCATAAAGCAGCATGAGTTCCCGGCCCTGCACATAGTTTTGGGAGCGCTGGCAATTGCAGCGGTAATGCCGTTTTACTATAATGCGCTGCCTTCCTATGCCTCGGTTGCGGACAGCAGACCGCTGCCGATAATGGGCCAGTCCGTTACCGACAGGATGAAGCCCTTTGCGAATTCGGATACTCTGGTCATTCACCGGCCGTTTTTTATCAAGACCTACCCTGACGTTGTCTATTTCCTTAAAAAGCTTGATGCCGGGGCGAAGTGCATGTACTCGCTCGGTTCCGAAGCTCCTCCTGAGCAGATATTGCAGGCCATGGTAAAGCCGTCAATGGCCGCGGAACTTTTCAGGCGTGAGCATAATGATGCGGAAAGATTTCCGGCATATGAGTATTTCAGCAGGACTGAATTCCGAAACGCCGTCCTTCTTCTTACCAGCGATGATTATGCGGGATTTCTCAAACTTTTCAGGGCGCTGCCGCAGAGAGTCCGCAGTATTATCAAGATAGACGAGTTTGATGTGTTAACCGTGAAATGGGTGAAGCAGAGAGTTTACATCGTGCGGATAAACCCGGAGAAAATATAA
- a CDS encoding TetR/AcrR family transcriptional regulator has translation MTLKVVPINTITATRRKILLAAYRCAAEKGFTKLDVDEIVQRAGVSRKILYSYFNGLENLLTELGASGIYWPTTEELLSNAPSRYPDLPPEEQIGAFFTALRRTLETRPDTLKLLAWEMVERTPLSEILEDIRVRTALEFYEHLKQDVPDDVDLPAAVALLGGGISYLAVRSLTSKSYGGVSLQEEIGWERMEQAMHKMLRGLLFPCAK, from the coding sequence GTGACTCTGAAAGTTGTTCCCATCAACACCATCACGGCCACACGCAGGAAAATTCTACTCGCCGCATACAGATGCGCAGCAGAAAAAGGATTCACCAAGCTTGATGTGGATGAAATTGTCCAGCGGGCCGGGGTGTCCCGCAAGATCTTGTACAGCTACTTCAACGGACTGGAAAATCTTCTGACAGAACTTGGAGCATCGGGCATATACTGGCCGACCACGGAAGAGCTTTTGTCCAACGCCCCGTCAAGATACCCTGACCTCCCGCCGGAAGAACAGATCGGAGCATTTTTCACAGCACTCAGGCGCACGCTTGAAACACGGCCGGACACATTGAAACTGCTGGCCTGGGAAATGGTGGAAAGAACACCGCTTTCGGAAATACTGGAAGATATACGTGTAAGGACCGCCCTTGAATTCTACGAACATCTCAAGCAGGACGTTCCTGACGATGTGGATCTGCCCGCAGCAGTAGCCCTGCTGGGCGGAGGGATATCCTACCTGGCCGTTCGTTCCCTGACCTCCAAAAGCTATGGGGGGGTAAGCCTGCAGGAAGAAATAGGATGGGAGCGCATGGAGCAGGCCATGCACAAGATGCTCCGGGGGCTGCTGTTTCCCTGTGCGAAATGA
- a CDS encoding ISL3 family transposase, producing the protein MDRILIGLPDFAIKNVVSYFPIILEVEWTGKPICPRCRSSSFRIKDTFRRFIKSIPHNGRASILRVKCHKYHCKDCGRYFNTRMDGIKKWSRSTEILKREVFRQYNNGSCNKTIASENGIGVSSVERFYHQVINLKVRQRSNWKCPRYLGIDEHRFTRKVGFATTFCDLANNKIFDIAMGRSAAELLPFLRTLKGRSKVKVVCIDMNSAYRHMVKTWFPNARIVSDRFHVIRLVNQHFSKTCKLIDEENISYGRGGILRAMLCRQDRLSDKRKELLSKYFEAQPAIESLYHFCHELNDLLRVRAQNGRSCKKYIFELLDKIKQLQQSPFAPLRTLGRTLNSWKEEVARMFRYGKSNGTTEGFHRKMKLIQRRAYGFRNFENYRLRVRVLCG; encoded by the coding sequence ATGGATCGAATCTTAATCGGCCTGCCCGATTTTGCAATCAAAAATGTGGTGTCGTATTTTCCGATAATTCTTGAGGTAGAGTGGACAGGCAAGCCAATTTGTCCTCGGTGCCGAAGTTCTTCATTTCGGATCAAGGATACGTTCAGGCGATTTATCAAGAGCATTCCGCATAACGGGCGCGCATCGATTTTGCGGGTAAAGTGCCACAAGTATCACTGCAAGGATTGTGGTCGATATTTCAACACCCGTATGGACGGGATTAAGAAGTGGAGCCGCTCTACCGAAATTTTAAAGCGCGAAGTTTTTCGGCAGTACAACAACGGATCATGTAACAAGACCATTGCCAGTGAAAACGGAATCGGAGTTTCCAGCGTGGAGCGATTTTATCATCAGGTCATCAATCTAAAAGTCCGACAGCGCAGCAACTGGAAGTGTCCTCGGTATCTCGGAATTGATGAGCATCGTTTCACACGCAAAGTGGGGTTTGCAACCACGTTTTGCGACCTTGCAAACAATAAAATTTTTGACATAGCCATGGGCCGCAGTGCCGCTGAATTACTTCCCTTTCTCAGGACTCTTAAAGGGCGGAGTAAGGTAAAAGTAGTTTGTATAGATATGAATTCTGCTTATAGGCATATGGTCAAAACCTGGTTTCCGAACGCCCGGATTGTTTCGGATCGCTTTCACGTAATTCGGCTGGTGAACCAGCATTTCAGCAAGACCTGCAAGCTGATCGATGAAGAAAATATTTCGTATGGTCGGGGTGGAATTTTGCGGGCCATGCTGTGTCGGCAGGACCGTTTGTCAGACAAAAGGAAAGAGCTTTTATCTAAATATTTTGAGGCGCAACCGGCAATCGAAAGTCTTTACCACTTCTGCCATGAACTGAACGATCTGCTCAGAGTTAGGGCACAAAATGGCCGTAGCTGCAAAAAATACATTTTCGAACTGCTTGATAAAATCAAGCAACTTCAGCAGAGTCCTTTTGCTCCGCTTCGAACGCTGGGCAGAACTCTGAATAGCTGGAAAGAGGAAGTGGCCCGGATGTTTCGTTACGGTAAAAGCAACGGAACAACCGAAGGATTTCATCGGAAGATGAAACTTATCCAGAGGCGGGCATACGGATTTAGAAATTTCGAAAACTATCGGCTGCGTGTACGGGTTTTGTGCGGGTAG
- a CDS encoding diguanylate cyclase, translating to MENAIKKNEHLFNENQFVQTRIIAEALTREMGGLASTTEVLAGTLFSEMADGSADVSEVRNYLKNQIRKHEVINGYLYYDGAGKVQVEVGRDPSTTEIMHKVGSSFLRIARKEFRKTGSAPYLTFTYVNSAEQLLAFAFPVRNGKGPRGTVIQVINLKPLFELYFVPVRYGDCCASFMLSGRGVVVYDSDAGIIGKNVFQGLHEEFPEVIALDRRMVNEPEGRAEFRFIDRMTGKKVRKLLSWHAARIGQQKYVVGIAVPDSIIAGTVAESRYIHLFSHGVLVVLILLVIYTLFLRWAEQRIKDSEKRLVLAFEGNRDGVWDWNISKSEVYFSPRWKEMLGYKDDEICSSVTEWQSRIHPDDSQVARELLQKHLNDETDFYEGEYRMRCRDGSYKWVLARGRVYARDRFGKPERMIGTNTDITQKKKIEIEILKLSLAVESSPSAVVITDPTGAIEYVNRGFEEITGYCIEEARGRNPSELVKSSAEQDDIYHDLWVTITAGNVWRGELTNRTKGGETYWCRLSISPVLDGYGKVTNYVGIQEDLTELKNKEAELERLAMIDELTGLNNRRHFMELAAIEMSRTVRNESAMCLVFLDIDHFKRVNDTYGHDCGDYVLKEFSTLVKNGIRDIDIFGRIGGEEFSLILTNTDVHGAGILLERLRMSVEQFNFSYRDIPLHITCSFGFCMYSADCPENLEGLLKQADRALYFAKHNGRNTTVFFDDLPEYGIE from the coding sequence ATGGAAAATGCCATCAAAAAGAATGAACACCTTTTCAACGAAAACCAGTTTGTACAGACTCGAATAATTGCAGAGGCCCTGACAAGGGAAATGGGCGGGTTGGCTTCCACCACCGAGGTGCTGGCAGGAACTCTTTTCTCCGAAATGGCGGATGGATCTGCAGATGTTTCGGAAGTTCGAAATTATCTTAAGAATCAGATCCGTAAGCACGAGGTGATTAACGGATACCTCTACTACGACGGGGCCGGTAAGGTGCAGGTGGAAGTCGGCCGCGATCCCTCCACAACCGAAATCATGCATAAGGTTGGCAGTTCCTTTCTCCGTATTGCCAGAAAAGAATTCCGAAAGACCGGTTCAGCTCCATATCTTACATTCACCTATGTTAACAGCGCGGAACAATTGCTCGCCTTTGCCTTTCCTGTACGTAACGGAAAAGGACCGAGGGGAACGGTGATTCAGGTCATCAATCTTAAGCCGTTGTTCGAACTGTATTTTGTGCCGGTCCGTTACGGTGATTGCTGTGCCAGCTTCATGCTTTCCGGCAGGGGAGTGGTTGTCTACGACAGTGATGCAGGTATAATCGGTAAAAATGTTTTTCAGGGGCTGCATGAAGAGTTTCCTGAGGTCATTGCTCTTGACCGGAGAATGGTTAACGAGCCTGAAGGGCGGGCAGAATTTCGGTTTATAGACCGGATGACCGGCAAGAAGGTCAGAAAACTGCTCAGTTGGCACGCCGCAAGAATCGGACAGCAGAAGTACGTGGTCGGTATTGCCGTTCCGGATTCCATTATTGCCGGGACCGTGGCCGAATCAAGATATATCCATCTGTTTTCCCACGGGGTGCTGGTCGTTCTTATCCTGCTGGTCATCTATACTCTTTTCCTGCGCTGGGCGGAGCAGAGGATAAAAGACAGCGAAAAGCGTCTTGTGCTTGCTTTTGAGGGGAACAGGGACGGTGTATGGGATTGGAATATCAGTAAGTCTGAGGTTTATTTTTCCCCGCGCTGGAAAGAGATGCTGGGTTATAAAGATGATGAAATATGCTCAAGCGTAACCGAGTGGCAGTCCCGTATACATCCTGATGATTCTCAGGTGGCGCGGGAACTGCTTCAGAAACATCTTAATGATGAAACAGATTTTTACGAGGGTGAGTACCGGATGCGCTGTCGGGATGGCTCCTACAAATGGGTGCTGGCCCGCGGGCGGGTCTATGCCAGGGACAGGTTCGGTAAGCCGGAGCGGATGATCGGGACCAATACAGATATCACCCAGAAAAAGAAGATCGAAATCGAGATCCTCAAATTGTCATTGGCGGTGGAAAGCAGTCCTTCTGCGGTAGTCATTACAGATCCGACAGGGGCCATAGAATATGTGAACCGGGGATTTGAGGAGATCACCGGCTATTGTATTGAAGAAGCAAGGGGTAGGAATCCGTCAGAACTTGTTAAGTCCAGTGCCGAGCAGGACGATATCTATCATGATTTATGGGTGACGATTACGGCCGGCAATGTCTGGAGAGGGGAACTGACCAACCGGACAAAAGGAGGAGAGACCTACTGGTGCCGTCTTTCCATTTCTCCGGTATTGGATGGTTACGGCAAGGTAACCAATTATGTAGGCATTCAGGAGGATTTGACGGAGCTTAAGAACAAGGAGGCCGAACTTGAACGCCTGGCCATGATTGATGAGTTGACCGGGTTGAATAACAGGCGGCATTTCATGGAACTCGCCGCAATAGAAATGAGCAGGACAGTCCGGAACGAAAGTGCCATGTGTCTTGTTTTTCTTGATATTGACCACTTCAAGAGGGTAAACGATACTTACGGTCATGATTGCGGGGATTATGTCCTGAAGGAATTCTCCACCCTTGTGAAAAACGGTATACGCGATATTGACATTTTCGGGCGCATCGGCGGGGAAGAATTCTCGCTTATCCTGACCAACACCGATGTGCACGGTGCCGGGATTCTCCTTGAACGGCTGCGTATGTCCGTGGAGCAGTTTAATTTCAGCTATAGGGACATCCCGTTGCATATAACCTGCAGTTTCGGTTTTTGCATGTATTCAGCCGACTGTCCGGAAAATCTGGAAGGATTGTTGAAGCAGGCGGACCGGGCGCTTTATTTCGCAAAGCATAATGGCCGTAACACGACCGTGTTTTTCGATGATTTGCCCGAATACGGCATAGAGTGA